One genomic window of Cercospora beticola chromosome 5, complete sequence includes the following:
- a CDS encoding uncharacterized protein (antiSMASH:Cluster_12~SMCOG1137:Major facilitator superfamily MFS 1), with translation MAQQLAEKSNSASSSSSLEAQTVPIPPAQPAASSAPPNGGLKAWLQVLGSFILFFNTWGLVNSFGVFQTYYTTDILSNVSESDISWIGSIQAFLLLIIGVGTGPLFDAGFFFHLLCGGGFLIILGQYMTSLCTQYWQFMLAQGITVGLGCGCLFIPSVAIVSTYFTTKKSFATGIAASGSSIGGIIYPIVFARLQPRIGFRNTNIVIASIMLATTLVCVAVMRVRVLPPQKRRLVDLQAFRELPFTAFSIAEFFGFMGMYIPFFYIQTFSADKGITGATLAFYMLPVLNAASVFGRIIPNFFADKTGPLNMLIPTSALAAVLGFCWIAVDGKAGLFVFCIFYGLFSGTFVSLPPTTVVSLSPSLSVVGTRMGMSFSFAAFGILVGNPVAGAILKSGGWLGLQLFCACSVTAATAVCVVARFGKAKGLMEKA, from the exons ATGGCACAGCAGCTTGCGGAAAAGTCCAACTCTGCTTCGAGCAGTTCCTCTTTGGAGGCACAAACGGTACCCATTCCGCCAGCCCAACCTGCAGCATCCTCTGCGCCTCCAAATGGAGGACTGAAAGCATGGCTACAAGTCCTGGGCTCCTTCATCTTGTTTTTCAACACTTG GGGACTTGTCAACAGCTTCGGCGTCTTTCAGACATACTACACCACTGATATCCTGAGCAACGTGTCGGAATCGGATATCTCTTGGATCGGATCCATCCAAGCCTTTCTGTTGCTTATCATCGGTGTTGGAACTGGGCCCCTCTTTGATGCTGGATTCTTTTTCCACCTGCTTTGCGGAGGAGggttcctcatcatcctcgggCAGTACATGACAAGTCTGTGCACACAATACTGGCAGTTCATGCTGGCACAAGGAATCACCGTTGGACTTGGTTGTGGATGCTTATTCATTCCGAGCGTCGCCATCGTTTCAACTTACTTTACAACGAAGAAATCGTTCGCCACAGGTATCGCAGCCAGTGGGAGCAGCATCGGTGGCATCATCTACCCAATCGTGTTCGCCAGGTTGCAACCGCGGATCGGTTTTCGCAACACCAACATTGTCATTGCCTCGATCATGTTGGCGACAACCTTGGTATGCGTCGCCGTGATGCGCGTCCGTGTCCTGCCTCCTCAAAAGCGTCGTTTGGTTGATCTGCAAGCCTTCCGCGAGCTGCCATTCACCGCATTCAGCATCGCAGAATTCTTTGGCTTCATGG GCATGTACATCCCATTCTTCTATATCCAGACCTTCTCAGCGGACAAGGGGATCACAGGAGCAACTCTGGCATTCTACATGCTTCCTGTGCTCAACGCGGCATCTGTGTTTGGACGTATCATCCCGAACTTCTTTGCCGACAAGACCGGTCCATTGAACATGCTCATCCCGACGTCAGCACTTGCAGCTGTCCTAGGGTTCTGCTGGATTGCAGTGGATGGCAAAGCAGGGCTTTTTGTGTTCTGCATCTTCTATGGTCTGTTCTCGGGCACGTTCGTGTCTCTCCCACCCACCACAGTGGTGAGCCTCTCTCCAAGCTTGTCAGTGGTTGGAACTCGGATGGGCATGAGTTTCTCCTTCGCGGCCTTCGGCATTCTGGTGGGCAATCCAGTGGCAGGCGCTATACTGAAATCAGGTGGCTGGCTCGGTCTTCAGCTTTTCTGCGCATGTTCAGTGACAGCAGCGACGGCTGTCTGTGTTGTCGCAAGGTTTGGCAAGGCAAAGGGTCTGATGGAGAAGGCGTGA
- a CDS encoding uncharacterized protein (antiSMASH:Cluster_12~SMCOG1298:putative carboxymuconolactone decarboxylase), translated as MASWNERKITNEHLLPYVEADKASPEVAAALNTLPFQRNIFKLLANAPVQMPLFMKLLASCWSPNNALRASEYQLIVLRTAATLNAPYEWDVNEPVARVLGYSDEQFAALRDASKPLPAELFTARKRLLARLVEEVNANNIVSVDTLREAKALLGDQVVTEAFFLNGVYGFLARFMNSARIDFDEPIPGLEDTLRKFNAAAIEKEKTYVD; from the exons ATGGCCAGCTGGAACGAACGCAAGATCACCAATGAGCATCTGCTCCCATACGTCGAAGCCGACAAGGCCTCGCCAGAGGTCGCGGCGGCCCTGAACACGTTGCCATTCCAACGGAACATCTTCAAG CTGCTCGCAAACGCTCCGGTTCAGATGCCCCTTTTCATGAAGCTGTTGGCCTCTTGCTGGAGCCCGAACAATGCTttgcgagcgagcgagtaTCAACTGATCGTGCTTCGCACGGCTGCGACTTTGAACGCTCCGTACGAATGGGATGTCAATGAGCCTGTCGCACGGGTGTTGGGATACAGCGATGAGCAGTTTGCTGCCCTTCGCGATGCAAGCAAGCCACTCCCTGCCGAGCTGTTCACCGCCAGGAAGCGCTTGCTGGCTCgtttggtggaggaggtcaaCGCCAACAATATTGTGTCTGTGGATACTCTGCGCGAGGCCAAAGCCTTGTTGGGCGACCAGGTGGTTACAGAAGCATTTTTCTTGAATGGAGTTTATGGCTTCCTGGCTCGCTTTATGAACAGTGCACGCATCGATTTTGACGAGCCGATCCCGGGTCTTGAGGACACGCTTCGAAAGTtcaatgctgctgctattgagaaggagaagacataCGTGGACTGA
- a CDS encoding uncharacterized protein (antiSMASH:Cluster_12~SMCOG1105:amidase) has translation MTQEELAPKRSWEEIARKKRAAIAASLPSQWQVQSVPSADSVPSAFGLVREGLSPKEIEITEIESASKLLSRIASGDLSAVEVTEAFSHRATIAHQLTNCLSEVLFADAKQRALELDEHYAKTGKTVGPLHGLPISLKDQFRIEGVDTSLGYVSWLGKPETQETESQLVSDLRKLGAVFYCKTNVPTSLMAIETNNNIVGYTKNAHNRLLSSGGSSGGEAALLALRGSILGIGSDVGASIRLPCAFNGIVGLKPSHNRTSCLRVANSMEGQSVVRSAIGGMGHSIQDLRLLTRTMLDVQPWILDPNVVPLPWRQGLEDETRKKIASKKLRFGVIRSDGMVRPHPPVARAVDEAVKALVAKGHEVIEWEPPAHAEAFVSLWDTFAADGGKDIHSQLEVSGEPPVPELAISYGEKVGHLPVSSLNDAWTIETRKYDYGVRYASYWQSTGVDAVIAPAAPTTSHKPTKGRYFGYTGVWNVLDYSAVAVRSGTTVDKAVDVAVASATPLNPLDEEVAKQYDPELFHGMPIGLQVVGQRLEEEQVLAIAEEVDLILGHGSTGLDTNAI, from the exons ATGACGCAAGAAGAGCTGGCTCCGAAGCGAAGTTGGGAAGAAATCGCTCGCAAGAAGCGTGCAGCGATCGCGGCATCTCTGCCCTCGCAATGGCAGGTTCAGAGTGTCCCTTCGGCCGATTCTGTCCCTTCTGCTTTTGGGCTTGTTCGAGAGGGACTGTCTCCCAAAGAGATCGAAATTACCGAAATCGAATCTGCGAGCAAGCTGTTGTCCCGCATCGCGTCAGGCGATCTGTCGGCAGTCGAAGTCACAGAAGCTTTCAGTCATCGTGCAACCATCGCTCATCAATTG ACCAACTGCTTGAGTGAAGTGCTCTTCGCCGATGCCAAACAACGGGCTCTTGAACTTGATGAGCATTATGCAAAGACCGGCAAGACTGTTGGTCCTCTTCATGGTTTGCCCATTTCGTTGAAAGATCAATTCCGCATCGAAGGCGTTGATACATCGCTCGGATATGTTTCCTGGCTTGGCAAGCCGGAGACCCAAGAGACTGAATCGCAGCTCGTGTCTGACCTTAGGAAGCTGGGGGCAGTGTTCTATTGCAAGACAAATGTCCCGACAAGTTTGATG GCGATTGAaacgaacaacaacatcgtAGGGTATACCAAGAATGCGCACAATCGACTACTCTCTTCAGGAGGCTCGTCAGGAG GGGAGGCTGCGTTGCTCGCCTTGAGAGGTAGTATTCTGGGCATTGGGTCCGACGTTG GAGCATCCATTCGTCTTCCGTGCGCCTTCAACGGCATAGTCGGACTCAAGCCTTCTCACAACCGGACTTCTTGTTTGAGGGTTGCGAACAGT ATGGAGGGGCAATCCGTCGTTCGCTCGGCAATAGGTGGAATGGGCCACAGCATCCAAGACCTTAGGCTCCTGACCAGGACGATGCTCGATGTGCAACCTTGGATACTCGATCCAAATGTCGTGCCTCTGCCCTGGCGCCAGGGTCTCGAAGACGAGACAAGAAAGAAGATTGCGTCGAAGAAGCTTCGATTTGGCGTGATCAGAAGCGATGGTATGGTGCGACCACACCCACCAGTTGCGCGGGCCGTCGATGAGGCTGTGAAAGCCTTGGTCGCCAAGGGACATGAG GTCATAGAATGGGAGCCTCCCGCTCATGCAGAAGCATTTGTAAGCCTG TGGGACACATTCGCAGCAGATGGAGGAAAGGACATTCATTCCCAACTAGAAGTATCAGGTGAGCCACCTGTGCCAGAGTTGGCCATCTCGTATGGTGAGAAAGTCGGCCATCTGCCAGTCAGCAGCCTCAACGACGCTTGGACCATTGAGACTCGCAAGTATGACTATGGAGTCCGTTACGCTTCATATTGGCAGTCCACAGGCGTCGATGCGGTCATTGCTCCCGCTGCACCAACAACGTCTCATAAGCCAACCAAGGGCCGGTACTTTGGGTACACTGGAGTGTGGAACGTGTTGGACTATTCAGCAGTGGCGGTGCGGTCAGGTACGACCGTCGATAAGGCCGTCGATGTTGCGGTGGCATCGGCAACACCACTCAATCCACTAGACGAAGAAGTGGCAAAGCAGT ATGACCCAGAACTCTTCCATGGCATGCCCATTGGTCTTCAGGTCGTTGGCCAGAGGttagaagaggagcaggTTCTTGCTATCGCGGAGGAAGTTGACCTGATCTTGGGGCACGGATCAACAGGGCTCGATACAAACGCGATCTAA
- a CDS encoding uncharacterized protein (antiSMASH:Cluster_12~SMCOG1028:crotonyl-CoA reductase / alcohol dehydrogenase) — MAPFALTFSSASADTASAVQVQKYDDEKTSSGELAAGDVLIQFLAIPVNPQDLMAIAGKYPIQPVYSTADGSRIAGNDGVARVESIGPGTKSSLAVGDVVLPKRHGLGTWRDVAILPADALLKIPRDVEPVAGALLKMGFAPGYLLVEDMVTLQPGDWIVVNAALGVIPQMAIQFARLRGCRAIAVVRSRGHEELEAARELLLANGAAVVVSEEELEERGQDADPKLAAAVKGQLVKLALDAVWGPSAERLVRLLAPNATYVNYGSLGGANVQLRLSQEQIFWKQIKFRNFRFSQQLALRNDAQVEALLTWFVELLREQRVRVPRVDEWRLPGDSDDSTKRIVHDVLHAAQNRAVGTRKAVFVIPEA, encoded by the coding sequence ATGGCTCCATTTGCCTTGACTTTCTCGTCCGCCTCAGCGGATACGGCATCCGCGGTTCAAGTACAGAAATATGACGATGAGAAGACTTCGAGTGGTGAGCTGGCAGCGGGCGACGTCTTGATACAATTTCTTGCCATTCCTGTCAATCCACAAGATTTGATGGCCATTGCTGGAAAATATCCCATTCAGCCTGTCTACAGCACCGCCGATGGGTCTCGAATCGCAGGCAACGACGGAGTGGCTCGCGTGGAGAGCATCGGACCAGGAACCAAGTCATCGCTGGCAGTCGGAGATGTGGTGCTGCCAAAGCGTCATGGGCTGGGAACTTGGCGAGATGTCGCCATCCTCCCGGCTGATGCGCTCTTGAAGATTCCCCGGGATGTGGAGCCCGTCGCCGGAGCGTTGCTCAAGATGGGCTTTGCACCAGGCTATTTACTCGTTGAGGACATGGTCACTCTGCAGCCTGGAGACTGGATTGTGGTGAACGCTGCGTTGGGCGTCATCCCTCAAATGGCGATCCAGTTTGCTCGCTTGCGAGGCTGCCGCGCCATTGCGGTGGTGCGGTCTCGGGGTCATGAGGAACTGGAAGCAGCGCGCGAGCTGTTGCTTGCAAACGGCGCCGCGGTGGTCGTCAGtgaagaggagctggaggaaCGCGGACAGGACGCAGATCCTAAGCTCGCGGCAGCAGTCAAGGGACAGCTCGTGAAGCTGGCATTGGACGCGGTATGGGGTCCAAGTGCCGAACGTCTGGTACGCCTCCTGGCTCCCAATGCGACGTACGTCAACTATGGCTCGCTGGGCGGTGCAAATGTACAGTTGAGGCTCAGCCAGGAGCAGATCTTCTGGAAACAGATCAAATTCCGCAACTTCCGCTTCTCACAGCAGCTGGCGTTACGCAACGATGCACAGGTGGAGGCTTTGTTGACTTGGTTTGTGGAACTGCTGCGAGAGCAGCGCGTACGGGTGCCACGGGTTGACGAGTGGCGTCTGCCGGGGGACAGTGATGACAGTACGAAGAGGATCGTACACGACGTATTGCATGCGGCGCAGAACAGGGCAGTGGGAACTAGGAAGGCAGTGTTTGTCATTCCCGAAGCATAG